A stretch of DNA from Shewanella sediminis HAW-EB3:
TCAGATGCGTAGTCGTCACTATCTTCATCGAAATCACTGTCATCGCCGCCATCGGCAACGTCGCGAGCATCACGCCATGCGTCAGCCGCTAACTCTTTAGCTGCAGTCGCTTCTGTACGCACTTCACGTTGCTTAGCTTTACGCTCATTTCGTTCCATCAACTTATCGAGGAATGATTTAAGCTCTTTCTCGCCCCAAGCTGTGGCTTCCGCTTCGGTTGCAAAACCTGTTTTTCTTTTCGAAACGATAGTCTTTCTCGCTGTCATACGACGAGTAATTTCAGCGGCCCACACATCTTTGTCTTGTACTATGCGGTAATCGAATTTCTTGGTTTGTGTCATGTTACTTATTTCCTACAGATAAAGTCTTATCGCACACCCCTTTGGGCAAGCGTTAAGTAAAAATTGTTTCCAGCTTCCTCTACCCCAGAGCTCAAACAGTGAGTCACAGGGATAGAAGTATATATTCTAGTAGATTTGACTTGGCGACGTGTCGCTAATCATCAACCTAAGTGTCTTTTGGCGCACCGACATCACATTTGTTGCAATCGAGCCCACATACTAACCTGACAAGCCTGTGATTTTCATCATCTTTAAGGTAACTAACAATGGCTTGTTTCATATCTTACAGAGACAGATGACGAATGCACCGCCGCGTCGACAATCGGTTTTGAAGCGCTCAAAGCGGGAGATTAACACGTACAGAGTTTAAACAAAATGATCCTTGTAACTTTATCTTATATCGAGTGACATAAAGCAGTGCTCGCTCAGCGAGAATTAAGCTCATCAACTTCCCGGACAAAACGCACGTGAAAGCTGTCTACCTCTCCGCGCCTTGCTTATTTATTAGCTCTTTTATCCCTTATCCTGTAAGATGCACGCCCGCCAGAGTCACTGGCTCCATGAATTCTGCTGTTTTAAAGCACCGAGAGACCAATCTATGAGTTTTACCTCCCTGGGGTTATCAGCCCCGATATTAAAAGCTGTTGCCCAAAAAGGTTACGATACTCCTTCACCTATCCAAGCTCAGGCAATTCCCGCTGTGTTGGAAGGCAAGGATGTGATGGCCGCAGCTCAAACAGGTACAGGTAAAACGGCAGGCTTTACTCTGCCACTATTAGAGCTATTAACCAGAGGCAATCGTGCTCAAGCTAAACAAGTTCGCGCGCTGGTATTAACCCCGACTCGTGAACTCGCGGCCCAGGTCGCCGAGAGTGTAGAGACTTATGGTAAAAACCTGCCTCTACGTTCGGCAGTTGTCTTCGGTGGTGTAGGTATTGGCCCACAGATATCTAAGTTAGGCAAAGGCGTCGATATTCTGGTTGCGACTCCGGGGCGTCTGCTGGATCTATTTAATCAGCGAGCCCTGAATTTCAATCAACTGGAAGTGTTGATCCTCGATGAAGCCGACCGCATGTTAGATATGGGCTTTATTCATGACATCAAGAAAATTCTTAAGGTATTGCCAGCGAAGCGCCAGAACCTGATGTTCTCGGCAACCTTCTCTGATGATATCCGTAAACTGGCCAAAGGCTTAGTGAACAACCCGGTAGAGATCTCGGTAACGCCACGTAACGCTACGGCAAAAACCGTCGAGCAGTATATCTATCAGGTCGATCAGAAGCAGAAAACCGCTGCGCTGATCCATCTGATCAAACAAAATGACTGGAAACAGGTATTAGTATTCAGCCGCACTAAACATGGTGCAAACCGTATCGCTAAGAACCTCGAAGCTAATGACCTCACCGCAGCTGCCATCCACGGTAACAAGAGCCAAGGCGCACGTACTAAGGCCTTAGCTAACTTTAAGAGTGGTGAAGTGCGCGTGTTAGTCGCCACCGATATTGCCGCCCGAGGTATCGATATCGATCAGCTACCTAATGTGGTTAACTTCGACCTGCCAAATGTACCCGAGGATTATGTTCATCGTATCGGCCGTACAGGACGTGCCGGCGCCGATGGTCAAGCGGTTTCGCTTGTCAGCGGTGATGAAAGTAAGCTGCTCAGAGATATTGAGCGTCTGATTAAGCAAAAAATTCCTCGCAAAGAAGTTGAAGGCTTTGTGCCGACTCAAGTTGTCGCCGAAACCGATCTTAATGAGAGAAAACATGGTCAAAACCGTGGTCCACGCAATGCCAACGGCAGAGGCAATGGTCGCTCAAACTCCGGTTCAAGAAACAATGACTCTCGTGGCAATGCTTCACGTGGCTCATCGCGTAACGACTCTCGTAGTGAAAGCAGTCAAGGTGGCAGAGTAGAACATAAAGACGGTCAACGCAGTGGTGATTCTGCTCGCGGGCATAAGCCCAACGACAAGAACTCAAGCCATAGCCGTTCACGCAGACCTTCGGGTCAATCAACTTCGAGTGCGCCTGCGTCTAAGCCAAGTTCAAATAGCAGCATCTGGGGTAAGTAATTCTTAGATATCAAGGATAACCGACTCCCGGAATAAAGAACTTCATAGTACTCGTTTCGAAGAATAAGCAGAGCAGCCGCTCTGCTTTTTTTTGCCTTCATGTTAACCTCTCATTGAGCATTGCATCACTGGACAACCCAAATCTGGTACCGGTTAAGTATCATATACTTACTTCCAGCCAGCTAGAGTGGCTGCACATTGAGGATAATGTGCCCAAGTATCCCGGCACTCGACAGGGGTAGTCAGTCGCATCACTGACTTCGGATGTTTGCTTGGGTTTATCTGGTATTTAGTAGGTTTATTGAAGATCCTACCTTCAAGAGGATTTAAAGCCTGCGGCTCGCTTATGTGCAGATACTTCTGTGACACGCTGCAAGTACATCCGTGTAAGCTCGACGATGGCATCCATGCCATCAACGGCCACAGTCGCATCTACACCTGTATCTATTCTCTCTTCGATTAAAGTGATTAATTATGTAGAAGGGCTAAACACTAAATTACCTCCGATCGCATTGCTAGGTGAAGTATCACCATGACAACACGAACATCCAAAATAAAACCTATCGATTAAAACTCTATGTAAACTCTTCTAACCACCTGCAAGTTCGAGGATTCCCCGTTGGAAGTTGCCGAAATACGTAATTAAAAATGCCGTAGAGCCATCATGGATGATGGCTCAGACTCGGGGCTACATGGATGTAGCATCTGAGTCGTTAGGTGATTTTTATCGGAGTATGAGGAGCACAACTTCGCCGGGGCGGCACGGGGTGATCCAAGAGGGGGATTGCTGTTGTTCTCCCTCTTGGTCGGGTGTGGACGGTACGTCCACGACTTTCATCCAAACAAAGTTTGGAAAGCAAATTTCTGCCTTGGGTGGCAAAAGATGCCAGACAAAAAAAGGGAGCGACCTTAATCGCTCCCTTCAAAGTTGAAACCTAGTCTCAACTATCAGACTAGCGCATCTCCCAGGCACGATAATTGCGGCCTTTGAGTTTGCCGTTGGTGATCTTATGCAGAGCACGCTTAGCCACTTTACGGTCAACCGCGACATATGAGCGGAATTCGGTGATCTTAATCTTACCGACCTCGGAGCCTTGAATGCCATCTTCGCCAGTTAGCGCACCTAAGATATCGCCAGGGCGTACCTTATGCTTCTTACCACCATCGATCTGCAGAGTTACCATCTTAGGTTGAGTCGGGAGGGTATCGAGCAGGTTCTCAGGCGGCAGGCCTTCGCTGACGATATCATGGTCGAGATACTCTTCTAACAGCTTGATCTTATAGTCATCGTCATAGGTGTAGAAGGTAAAGGCGGCGCCCTTGCTGCCGGCACGGCCGGTACGACCGATGCGGTGAATATGCACTTCGGTGTCGAAGGCGAATTCGTAGTTAATCACCATATCCAAGGCTTCGATATCCAGACCTCGAGCGGCGACATCGGTTGCCACCATGATAGAGGCACTCTTGTTGGCAAACTGCATCAGGGTGATGTCTCTATCTCTCTGCTCCAGATCGCCATGGAGTGCCACCACACTGAAACCATCATTGGCCAGAGTCGCGGCCACGTCTTTGGTCTCACGCTTGGTATTACAAAATACAACGGCGCTCTCCGGTCTATGCTGCAATAATAACAGGCGCAGGGCCTTCTGACGGTCTTTGTTGCTATCTATCTGATAGAAATGCTGGTCGATACTGCTACTGTCATGAGTCGATGTCACCTTGACCATCACAGGCTCATACATGATCTCTTCGGCGATCTTTTGGATCTGCTTAGGGAACGTCGCGCTAAACAGCAATGTCTGACGTTCACGTGGCATCTGAGCCATGATGTAGTCAAGATCTGGCAAGAAGCCCATCTCTAACATACGATCCGCTTCATCCAGCACTAAGGTATTCACATCTTCAAGGCTTAAACGTTCACGTGACAGGTGATCGATAATTCGGCCTGGTGTTCCAACAATAATATGTGCGCCATGCTCTAAAGATCCGATCTGCGGCCCCATAGGTACGCCGCCACATAGGGTCAAGACCTTGATATTGTGGATACCACGGGCAAGCGTACGGATCTCTTTCGCTACTTGATCGGCAAGCTCTCGAGTCGGGCACAATACCAAAGATTGAATACGGAAACGCTTTACGTTTAACTTGTGCAATAGACCCAAACCAAAGGCCGCCGTTTTACCTGAGCCGGTCTTACCCTGGCCGATAACATCTTCACCATTTAAGATCGCAGGTAAACTCTGCGCCTGAATTGGCGTCATCGAGTCGTAACCCATTGTTTTCAGGTTATCGAGTAGTTCAGGTTTTAGCGTTAATGTCGAAAATGACATATTACGATCTGCATTTGGGGTAACTTGGCTCAAGGTCTATTCCTATTTTTATCACGACGAAACACTCGTCATGAAAGCGACTATCTATAAAGAACTAATCAATAGTGCATCATTCAATAATAGACTAAACAATAGTCAATCATTCAAATATAAGCTATTGATACATCGCTGATATAAATCGAATTTATCGAGATAACTATCATCCTGTGAAATTGATGATATTCCGGCTCAATAATAATGGGCGTGATTATAGCAAGGTTTGATATGAGTTGCTCGTATCCTTGGCTGTAATGCCAATCGGTATAACCGTCAGAAACGCCAAGGATAGAGGAGGGGTAATCAAAAGAGGCGACTCAGTCCATAGAGTAGAGCCTATACGTTCACCCCACCTGAATCTTTCGTATCGGATATACGAGCCTGATATTACTGAGGTAGCTCTGCGCATAGAGTCGAGCCAACTCTTCTACCCACCGAAATTCAACAGGGCATCTTTCACATCATAGAATGCGCAAGCGTTACGATTACTGAGGCAGCTCTCCCCGTAGCGTCGAACCGATTCTCTCGACCCACCAGTCAATGGCATCTCTGGCATCATCTGTCGAATCAATCATGGTGCTCAGATCCTTACTACCCGCTTTTCTGTCGATAACCGCGACGATAGGCTTACCTGAGTTAGCATCGCTGATCATCATCTCAATCGTGGCGCTACCGACATTGGTGTGCTCTCCGGTCACAACTTTAGAGATAGTGGAGATCCCGAGCCCAAAGGGAAGCAGACTACTGGTGACCGCCAAGATAGGGTTAGGCGTTTCTATGTTGGTCAGGGCGACACTAATCCTTAAGGTCTTCCCCTTCGGGTTATCTACTAGCTCAAAACGAGTCGCGGCCTTCTGTTTTATCTTTTCGACCAGATACTCAGACACGCCGATAACCTCCTCTTCAGATAGATTATCGTAGCGGGTCTTATCATCCAGAACTAACCAGACCTGATCGACGATAACGCTATCGTATTGCCCGAGAATTTCATTAAGATCTTTGATGCTCTTAATACCCGGTTTTGCCCAGATAAGGTCGCTGCCACCTTCCGGCCCCGGCCTGAAGTCATCGAAGCTTTTAAACATCTGTGATTGACGATAATCCTGAACGACACCACAGCCGCTTAATAGCAGTACAAATAGACTCAC
This window harbors:
- a CDS encoding DUF3622 domain-containing protein — translated: MTQTKKFDYRIVQDKDVWAAEITRRMTARKTIVSKRKTGFATEAEATAWGEKELKSFLDKLMERNERKAKQREVRTEATAAKELAADAWRDARDVADGGDDSDFDEDSDDYASDK
- a CDS encoding DEAD/DEAH box helicase, producing the protein MSFTSLGLSAPILKAVAQKGYDTPSPIQAQAIPAVLEGKDVMAAAQTGTGKTAGFTLPLLELLTRGNRAQAKQVRALVLTPTRELAAQVAESVETYGKNLPLRSAVVFGGVGIGPQISKLGKGVDILVATPGRLLDLFNQRALNFNQLEVLILDEADRMLDMGFIHDIKKILKVLPAKRQNLMFSATFSDDIRKLAKGLVNNPVEISVTPRNATAKTVEQYIYQVDQKQKTAALIHLIKQNDWKQVLVFSRTKHGANRIAKNLEANDLTAAAIHGNKSQGARTKALANFKSGEVRVLVATDIAARGIDIDQLPNVVNFDLPNVPEDYVHRIGRTGRAGADGQAVSLVSGDESKLLRDIERLIKQKIPRKEVEGFVPTQVVAETDLNERKHGQNRGPRNANGRGNGRSNSGSRNNDSRGNASRGSSRNDSRSESSQGGRVEHKDGQRSGDSARGHKPNDKNSSHSRSRRPSGQSTSSAPASKPSSNSSIWGK
- the dbpA gene encoding ATP-dependent RNA helicase DbpA; translated protein: MSFSTLTLKPELLDNLKTMGYDSMTPIQAQSLPAILNGEDVIGQGKTGSGKTAAFGLGLLHKLNVKRFRIQSLVLCPTRELADQVAKEIRTLARGIHNIKVLTLCGGVPMGPQIGSLEHGAHIIVGTPGRIIDHLSRERLSLEDVNTLVLDEADRMLEMGFLPDLDYIMAQMPRERQTLLFSATFPKQIQKIAEEIMYEPVMVKVTSTHDSSSIDQHFYQIDSNKDRQKALRLLLLQHRPESAVVFCNTKRETKDVAATLANDGFSVVALHGDLEQRDRDITLMQFANKSASIMVATDVAARGLDIEALDMVINYEFAFDTEVHIHRIGRTGRAGSKGAAFTFYTYDDDYKIKLLEEYLDHDIVSEGLPPENLLDTLPTQPKMVTLQIDGGKKHKVRPGDILGALTGEDGIQGSEVGKIKITEFRSYVAVDRKVAKRALHKITNGKLKGRNYRAWEMR
- a CDS encoding DUF3313 domain-containing protein; this translates as MKSCRIALSLAVSLFVLLLSGCGVVQDYRQSQMFKSFDDFRPGPEGGSDLIWAKPGIKSIKDLNEILGQYDSVIVDQVWLVLDDKTRYDNLSEEEVIGVSEYLVEKIKQKAATRFELVDNPKGKTLRISVALTNIETPNPILAVTSSLLPFGLGISTISKVVTGEHTNVGSATIEMMISDANSGKPIVAVIDRKAGSKDLSTMIDSTDDARDAIDWWVERIGSTLRGELPQ